In one Streptomyces sp. T12 genomic region, the following are encoded:
- a CDS encoding exo-alpha-sialidase has product MRTSQPSRRTVLAGTAAAAALTALPPLAGQAALAAPATAAGGAYRWRNAVQGGTGFITGVLFHPSCRGLAYARTDIGGAYRWDDRTDQWIPLTDHLGWDDWNLLGVEAIAVDPAHPNRVYLSLGAYTQSWAGNGAVLRSEDRGATWKRTDLTVKLGGNEDGRGCGERLLVDPRNCDTLWLGTRHDGLLKSTDRGATWQPADFPATPSATGQGVTFLIAAGRTVYAGWGDSDGTAGKPKLYRTSDGTTWEAVPGQPTGAAAKVPIRAAYDRLTRELYVTYANAPGPNGQSDGSVHKLPSGSGKWTDVTPVKPGGTATDGSADAFGYGGVAVDARRPGTVVVSTNNRWAEIDTVFRSTNGGRTWTSLKDGAVLDVSETPYLKWGQDKPKFGWWIQALALDPYDSEHVVYGTGATLYGTRDLKNWAPQIRGLEEASIRQLLSPPTGEAHLLSGSGDIGVMYHERLTASPSRGMASNPVFGTSTGLSLAAAKPSYVVRAGWSDHGNGAYSNDGGRTWAPFEAQPAVAKDAPGPIATNADGSVLLWSFGTANPGYRSADNGATWSEVATFPKGAAPVADPVDPTRFYAFDTTNGTLFTSTDSGRTFTVRATGLSSPDSESQLTAAPGRTGDLWLSLKTNGLYRSTDAGATFAKVSSCHAAHTLGFGKAARGASYPAIYMVGAVDSFNAIHRSDDEAKTWTRINDDQHQWGWTGAAITGDPRVYGRVYVATNGRGVQYGEPV; this is encoded by the coding sequence ATGCGCACGTCCCAGCCCAGCAGAAGAACCGTTCTCGCCGGCACCGCGGCCGCCGCCGCCCTCACCGCCCTCCCGCCCCTCGCCGGGCAGGCGGCCCTCGCCGCGCCCGCAACCGCCGCCGGCGGGGCCTACCGCTGGCGCAACGCCGTCCAGGGCGGCACCGGATTCATCACCGGCGTCCTCTTCCATCCTTCCTGCCGCGGCCTCGCCTACGCCCGCACGGACATCGGCGGCGCCTACCGATGGGACGACCGGACCGACCAGTGGATCCCGCTCACGGACCACCTCGGCTGGGACGACTGGAACCTGCTCGGCGTCGAGGCCATCGCCGTCGACCCCGCCCACCCGAACCGGGTGTACCTGTCCCTGGGCGCGTACACGCAGTCCTGGGCCGGCAACGGGGCCGTGCTGCGGTCCGAGGACCGGGGCGCCACCTGGAAGCGCACCGACCTCACCGTCAAGCTGGGCGGCAACGAGGACGGGCGGGGATGCGGTGAACGGCTCCTGGTCGACCCGCGCAACTGCGACACGCTGTGGCTCGGCACCCGGCACGACGGGCTGCTCAAGTCGACCGACCGCGGCGCCACATGGCAGCCCGCGGACTTCCCGGCAACCCCGAGCGCCACCGGCCAGGGCGTCACCTTCCTCATCGCCGCGGGCCGTACCGTCTACGCGGGCTGGGGCGACTCCGACGGCACCGCAGGCAAGCCCAAGCTGTACCGCACCTCCGACGGCACGACCTGGGAGGCCGTCCCCGGGCAGCCCACCGGCGCCGCAGCCAAGGTCCCGATCCGCGCCGCGTACGACCGCCTCACCCGCGAGCTGTACGTGACGTACGCCAACGCCCCCGGCCCCAACGGGCAGTCGGACGGCAGCGTGCACAAGCTGCCTTCCGGCAGCGGGAAGTGGACGGATGTCACCCCGGTGAAGCCGGGTGGGACGGCGACGGACGGGTCGGCCGACGCCTTCGGCTACGGCGGTGTCGCCGTCGACGCCCGCCGCCCCGGCACGGTCGTCGTCTCCACGAACAACCGCTGGGCCGAGATCGACACCGTCTTTCGCTCCACGAACGGCGGCCGCACCTGGACGTCCTTGAAGGACGGGGCCGTCCTCGACGTCTCCGAGACCCCCTACCTCAAGTGGGGCCAGGACAAGCCCAAGTTCGGCTGGTGGATCCAGGCCCTCGCCCTCGACCCGTACGACTCGGAGCACGTCGTCTACGGCACCGGCGCGACCCTCTACGGCACCCGGGACCTGAAGAACTGGGCCCCGCAGATCCGCGGCCTGGAGGAGGCGTCCATCCGCCAGCTGCTCTCGCCGCCGACCGGTGAGGCCCACCTGCTCAGCGGTTCCGGGGACATCGGCGTGATGTACCACGAGCGGCTCACGGCGTCGCCGTCGCGCGGCATGGCGTCGAACCCGGTGTTCGGCACCTCCACCGGCCTGTCGCTGGCCGCGGCCAAGCCCTCGTACGTGGTCCGGGCGGGCTGGAGCGACCACGGCAACGGCGCCTACTCGAACGACGGGGGCAGGACCTGGGCCCCCTTCGAGGCGCAGCCCGCCGTCGCTAAGGACGCACCGGGGCCGATCGCCACCAACGCCGACGGCAGCGTGCTGCTGTGGTCCTTCGGCACGGCGAACCCCGGATACCGCTCGGCCGACAACGGCGCCACCTGGTCCGAGGTCGCCACCTTCCCGAAGGGCGCCGCCCCGGTCGCGGACCCCGTCGACCCGACCCGCTTCTACGCCTTCGACACCACCAACGGCACGCTGTTCACCAGCACCGACAGCGGCCGGACCTTCACCGTCCGGGCCACCGGCTTGAGCTCGCCCGACAGCGAGTCCCAGCTGACGGCTGCCCCGGGCCGCACCGGCGACCTGTGGCTCAGCCTCAAGACGAACGGGCTCTACCGCTCGACCGACGCAGGCGCGACCTTCGCCAAGGTCAGCAGCTGCCACGCCGCACACACCCTTGGCTTCGGCAAGGCCGCCAGGGGCGCTTCCTACCCGGCGATCTACATGGTCGGCGCCGTCGACAGCTTCAACGCCATCCACCGCTCCGACGACGAGGCGAAGACCTGGACGCGGATCAACGACGACCAGCACCAGTGGGGCTGGACCGGAGCCGCCATCACCGGTGACCCAAGGGTCTACGGCCGGGTCTACGTCGCCACCAACGGACGCGGCGTGCAGTACGGGGAGCCCGTCTGA
- a CDS encoding ricin-type beta-trefoil lectin domain protein, with the protein MRKSGILPLITLVAAAFGLTAAGVAPASAAPNTPLRVMPLGDSITWGVGSSTGNGYRAPLWDKLAADGHPLDFVGTVRGGSMSDPDNEGHSGYRIDQIAALADASLTRYRPNVVTLHIGTNDLQGASEVDTAIARLRSLVNQVTADVPDATVLVASLVVSTSSSEERWRGTYNQATRQIVSDAQAAGKRVAFVDMSSLTTADLADPLHPNDAGYQKMADAFHRGVQAADSAGWLRNPAPAPARVQSGIAGKCMDVNGANTADGTAVQTWSCGDSANQYWSAYTDGTLRSMGKCLDAAGGATANGTKVQLWSCHGGANQVWQPYNGGYRNPASGRCLDVPGSSTADGTQLHLWDCNGGANQKWTTLTAG; encoded by the coding sequence ATGAGAAAGTCTGGGATCCTACCCCTGATCACGCTTGTCGCCGCCGCGTTCGGGCTGACAGCGGCAGGTGTGGCCCCTGCCTCCGCCGCCCCCAACACGCCCTTGCGGGTCATGCCGTTGGGTGACTCGATAACGTGGGGTGTGGGAAGCAGTACGGGCAACGGCTACCGGGCGCCGTTGTGGGACAAGCTTGCGGCGGACGGCCATCCGCTGGACTTCGTGGGCACGGTGCGGGGCGGTTCGATGTCCGACCCGGACAACGAAGGCCACTCGGGATACCGCATCGACCAGATCGCCGCACTCGCCGACGCCTCGCTGACCCGCTACCGGCCCAATGTCGTGACGCTGCATATCGGCACCAACGACCTCCAAGGGGCTTCCGAGGTCGACACCGCCATCGCCCGGCTGAGGTCGCTGGTCAACCAGGTCACCGCCGACGTCCCCGACGCAACCGTCCTCGTCGCCTCCCTGGTCGTGTCCACCAGCAGCTCGGAGGAGCGGTGGCGGGGCACGTACAACCAGGCCACCCGCCAAATCGTCAGCGACGCACAGGCTGCGGGCAAACGCGTCGCATTCGTCGACATGAGCAGCTTGACCACGGCCGACCTGGCCGACCCCCTGCATCCCAACGACGCGGGCTACCAGAAGATGGCCGACGCCTTCCACCGCGGCGTCCAGGCCGCGGACAGCGCAGGGTGGCTGAGGAACCCCGCGCCCGCCCCTGCACGCGTGCAGTCCGGCATCGCCGGCAAGTGCATGGACGTCAACGGCGCCAACACCGCCGACGGGACCGCCGTCCAGACGTGGAGCTGCGGCGACAGTGCCAACCAGTACTGGTCCGCCTACACCGACGGCACCCTGCGCTCCATGGGCAAGTGCCTCGACGCCGCCGGCGGGGCCACCGCCAACGGCACCAAGGTGCAGCTCTGGTCCTGCCACGGCGGCGCCAACCAGGTCTGGCAGCCCTACAACGGCGGTTACCGCAACCCCGCTTCGGGCCGCTGCCTCGACGTTCCGGGCTCCTCCACGGCCGACGGCACGCAGCTCCACCTGTGGGACTGCAACGGCGGCGCCAACCAGAAGTGGACCACTCTGACCGCGGGATGA
- a CDS encoding extracellular solute-binding protein: MTPNAASASSGPSRRSFLASTAVATAAVAGGMPLLAACGGSGGGSREGTTSRKDADKLLPTYVASTVAKPDLLSKNGSSAGYISKVDLAALASSVPKKLGTGAPLKIMSPLWGTPPKPGCAYYTALDAAAGTKVTWQNQDGNTYGEKLGAVLASSSIPDMVVVPSWELVGKISNAVTAKFMDLGPYLAGDKVKKYPNLAAIPSDAWRMGIFGGALRGIPMPAAATPGIVPYYRKDIFDKEGYSVPKSTDEFLSWAKEATSAKAKVWACGDMRWSAAAFFGLLPAGTLGWNIGDDGKLTYRHEHPEYLEHLEWVRKLFAAGVVHPDDKANTGDPSQRFTAGQILVFNGDISAWYGKTTEQAASNPDFVIEGMDYFGADGGDPTLYAAQPAGIWSMIRKGASKETVENALAAANFAAAPYGTKERMFVDYGVEGTHYTVKDGVPVKNDRGIQEVNNAWVLLAAPAPYLAHPDLPEITRKQVEWQQRQGAFMKKTSTFGMNIVEPSRYATLSSQFEQLEIDFVRGNKKLSDVQQAISTWKSSGGDKLRDWYKKLLDKNGSGN, encoded by the coding sequence ATGACGCCGAACGCCGCCTCCGCCTCCTCCGGACCGAGTCGGAGAAGCTTCCTCGCCTCCACAGCGGTCGCCACCGCAGCGGTGGCGGGAGGGATGCCGCTGCTTGCCGCCTGCGGTGGTTCGGGCGGCGGGTCGCGTGAGGGCACCACGTCGCGTAAGGATGCGGACAAACTGCTTCCGACGTACGTCGCCAGCACGGTCGCCAAGCCGGACCTTCTGTCGAAGAACGGCTCGTCAGCCGGCTACATCAGCAAGGTCGACCTCGCGGCCCTCGCCTCCTCGGTCCCGAAAAAGCTCGGCACCGGCGCTCCCCTCAAGATCATGTCCCCGCTCTGGGGCACTCCGCCGAAGCCCGGGTGCGCGTATTACACGGCGCTCGACGCGGCGGCGGGCACCAAGGTCACCTGGCAGAACCAGGACGGCAACACCTACGGCGAGAAGCTCGGCGCGGTCCTCGCCTCCAGCTCCATACCCGACATGGTGGTTGTGCCGAGCTGGGAGCTGGTCGGCAAGATCTCCAACGCGGTCACCGCGAAGTTCATGGACCTCGGCCCCTACCTGGCGGGCGACAAGGTCAAGAAGTACCCGAACCTGGCCGCCATCCCCTCCGACGCCTGGCGCATGGGCATCTTCGGCGGCGCCCTGCGCGGCATCCCGATGCCCGCCGCCGCCACGCCCGGCATCGTGCCCTACTACCGCAAGGACATCTTCGACAAGGAGGGCTACAGCGTTCCCAAGTCGACCGATGAGTTCCTCAGCTGGGCGAAGGAGGCCACCAGCGCCAAGGCCAAGGTGTGGGCCTGTGGTGACATGAGGTGGTCGGCGGCGGCCTTCTTCGGTCTCCTCCCCGCCGGGACGCTCGGCTGGAACATCGGGGACGACGGCAAGCTGACGTACCGCCACGAGCATCCTGAGTACCTCGAACATTTGGAGTGGGTCCGCAAGCTGTTCGCCGCGGGCGTGGTCCATCCCGACGACAAGGCCAACACGGGCGACCCCAGCCAGCGGTTCACCGCCGGGCAGATCCTGGTCTTCAACGGCGACATATCCGCCTGGTACGGCAAGACCACCGAACAGGCCGCGTCCAACCCGGACTTCGTGATCGAGGGCATGGACTACTTCGGCGCCGACGGCGGCGACCCGACGCTGTACGCGGCCCAGCCCGCCGGTATCTGGTCGATGATCCGCAAGGGCGCTTCGAAGGAGACGGTCGAGAACGCGCTGGCCGCCGCCAACTTCGCGGCCGCGCCTTACGGCACCAAGGAGCGGATGTTCGTCGACTACGGCGTCGAGGGCACCCACTACACGGTCAAGGACGGAGTCCCGGTCAAGAACGACCGGGGTATCCAGGAGGTGAACAACGCCTGGGTTCTGCTGGCGGCCCCGGCTCCCTACCTGGCCCACCCCGACCTCCCCGAGATCACCCGCAAGCAGGTGGAGTGGCAGCAGCGGCAGGGTGCCTTCATGAAGAAGACGTCCACGTTCGGCATGAACATCGTCGAGCCGAGCCGCTACGCCACCCTCTCCAGCCAGTTCGAGCAGCTGGAGATCGACTTCGTGCGGGGCAACAAGAAGCTGTCCGACGTGCAGCAGGCCATCTCCACTTGGAAGTCCTCCGGCGGTGACAAGCTGCGCGACTGGTACAAGAAGCTCCTCGACAAGAACGGCAGCGGCAACTGA
- a CDS encoding sugar ABC transporter permease, whose translation MSLTAGSRPDGTRPPAAVAEPTATVAAATVKESVPRKAGKAGRVPFRVRWRRDRTLIVMTLPVIVLLLIFNYVPLLGNVVAFQDYDPYAAGNGITAIFHSPWVGVEQFSRMMDDPLFWSATKNTIVLFVLQLVLFFPVPIALALVINSVIRPRVRAVAQAIMYLPHFFSWVLVVTVFQQIFGGAGIIAQTLEQHGWSGFDLMTNADLFKYLVTAQAVWKDAGWGIIVFLAALAAVSTDLYEAAAMDGAGRWRRMWHVTLPALRPVIALLLVLRVGDALSVGFEQFLLQRWAVGAGASEVLDTYVWNMGIQNGDFSYAAAVGLVKGVIGVCLVLGANKVAHLLGEQGVYKK comes from the coding sequence ATGTCGCTCACGGCCGGGAGCAGGCCTGACGGGACTCGTCCCCCCGCGGCGGTCGCGGAACCGACGGCCACGGTCGCCGCAGCCACCGTGAAGGAGAGCGTTCCGCGCAAGGCCGGCAAGGCGGGCAGGGTTCCTTTCCGGGTGCGGTGGCGCCGCGACCGCACGCTCATCGTGATGACGTTGCCCGTGATCGTCCTGCTTCTGATCTTCAACTACGTCCCGTTGCTCGGCAACGTCGTCGCCTTCCAGGACTACGACCCGTACGCCGCCGGCAACGGCATCACGGCGATCTTCCACAGCCCCTGGGTGGGGGTGGAGCAGTTCTCGCGGATGATGGACGACCCGTTGTTCTGGAGCGCTACGAAGAACACGATCGTGCTGTTCGTGCTCCAGCTGGTGTTGTTCTTCCCGGTCCCCATCGCTCTCGCGCTGGTCATCAACAGTGTGATCCGGCCGAGGGTGCGGGCGGTGGCGCAGGCGATCATGTATCTGCCGCACTTCTTCTCCTGGGTCCTGGTGGTCACCGTCTTCCAGCAGATCTTCGGCGGTGCGGGCATCATCGCGCAGACCCTGGAGCAGCACGGCTGGAGCGGTTTCGACCTGATGACCAACGCGGACCTGTTCAAGTATCTGGTCACCGCGCAGGCCGTGTGGAAGGACGCCGGCTGGGGGATCATCGTCTTCCTCGCGGCGCTGGCTGCGGTCAGCACCGACCTGTACGAGGCCGCCGCCATGGATGGCGCGGGGCGCTGGCGGCGGATGTGGCACGTGACGCTGCCCGCGCTGCGCCCGGTGATCGCGCTGCTGCTGGTGCTGCGGGTGGGTGACGCGCTGAGCGTGGGCTTCGAGCAGTTCCTGCTCCAGCGGTGGGCGGTCGGTGCGGGGGCCAGCGAGGTCCTGGACACCTATGTGTGGAACATGGGTATCCAGAACGGCGACTTCAGCTATGCGGCCGCGGTCGGCCTGGTCAAGGGAGTCATCGGAGTGTGTCTCGTGCTGGGTGCGAACAAGGTCGCGCACCTGCTCGGCGAGCAGGGGGTGTACAAGAAGTGA
- a CDS encoding glycoside hydrolase family 3 protein, whose protein sequence is MSTAATPPEPPTTDLPFRDPALPLAQRVDDLISRLTLDERIELLYQYSPGVPRLGLAPFKTGTEGLHGVSWLGPATVFPQAIGLGATWDEELLHEVATAVGTEARAFHERPAVDGPRHSLQVWAPVVNLLRDPRWGRNEEGYAEDPLLTGRLSVSYCRGLAGDHPVYLRTAPFLKHFLAYNNEDERDLTSSVVPPRVLHEYDLAAFRPAIESGAATGVMPAYNLINGRPCHVSPLLETEVRRWAEPTGHELFVCSDAGAVTNLADSEQYFDDHPTSHAAAVRAGVDSITEMGEDGSVTLDRLRTAVDRGLLTEADIDRAARRHLSIRFRLGEFDPDLDPYAGIRDDVVDSPAHRALALRAATESVVLLKNDGALPLSPAPGRRVALVGPLTDTLFEDWYSGTMPYRITVATGLETALKEAGAELVRAEGVDRITLRAASTGGRLRVPAFDPGGPMVAGASTDEQESGDSACHDLFDWGEGVLTLRNARTERYITLRDGDLTLAADQTQPNGWFVHETFRLEPQPDGTELLRNISNGRYAAVDQATGRVTLSAEAPEKAERWTRTVVRDGIAEAVAAAASADVAVVVLGNDPHINGRETEDRTGISLPPTQEALLRAVAIERPESVLVVMSSYPYAVDWADEHLPAVVWTSHGGQETGRALAAILLGEAEPSGRLPQTWYRGDDPLPGRLDYDIITAGWTYQYHEAAPLYPFGHGLSYTGFACSDLRLSAREAAQDDTLTVSVELTNTGTRPGTETVQLYTRALAARHRAPRRRLTDFRKVSLAPGERRRLEFGVPVAALAHWSVSAGAFAVDPGQYEILIGHSAEAIALTAPFTVTGPALPVRGLIGGRLEALDFDECVGGTLVDATREQGEAVTPATGDIHCRLRYRSVDLGGPADGPRVITAEVSRATEGDATVEIYADGGPGTGTLLAGLHVPADTDGRYDWHTVSAPMPAEVTGVHDLHLVLRGGVHLAAIAGGTR, encoded by the coding sequence CCACAGCCGTCGGCACCGAGGCCCGCGCCTTCCACGAGCGCCCCGCCGTCGACGGCCCCCGGCACAGCCTCCAGGTCTGGGCACCGGTGGTGAACCTGCTGCGCGATCCCCGCTGGGGCCGCAACGAGGAGGGGTACGCGGAGGATCCACTACTCACCGGCCGGCTCTCCGTCAGCTACTGCCGCGGGCTGGCCGGGGACCACCCGGTCTACCTGCGAACGGCACCCTTCCTCAAGCACTTCCTCGCCTACAACAACGAGGACGAGCGCGACCTCACCTCCTCCGTGGTGCCGCCCAGGGTGCTGCACGAATACGACCTCGCCGCCTTCCGCCCGGCCATCGAGTCGGGCGCCGCCACCGGGGTCATGCCGGCCTACAACCTCATCAACGGCCGCCCCTGCCATGTCAGTCCACTGCTGGAGACCGAGGTACGGCGCTGGGCCGAGCCCACCGGCCACGAGCTGTTCGTCTGCAGCGACGCCGGAGCCGTGACCAACCTCGCCGACTCGGAGCAGTACTTCGACGACCACCCCACCTCCCATGCGGCGGCGGTACGCGCCGGCGTCGACAGCATCACTGAAATGGGCGAGGACGGCAGCGTCACCCTCGACAGACTCCGCACGGCGGTCGACCGCGGGCTGCTCACGGAGGCCGACATCGACCGCGCCGCGCGACGCCACCTGTCGATCCGCTTCCGTCTCGGCGAGTTCGATCCGGACCTCGACCCCTACGCCGGCATCCGTGACGACGTCGTGGACAGCCCCGCACACCGTGCGCTCGCCCTGCGCGCCGCCACCGAGTCGGTGGTGCTGCTGAAGAACGACGGGGCACTGCCGCTGTCACCGGCCCCCGGCCGGCGCGTGGCGCTCGTCGGCCCGCTGACGGATACCCTCTTCGAGGACTGGTACAGCGGCACCATGCCGTACCGGATCACGGTCGCCACCGGCCTGGAGACGGCGCTCAAGGAGGCCGGCGCCGAACTGGTCCGTGCAGAGGGAGTGGACCGGATCACGCTGCGAGCCGCCTCCACCGGAGGCCGACTGCGCGTCCCCGCGTTCGACCCCGGCGGGCCGATGGTGGCCGGCGCCTCCACCGACGAGCAGGAGTCCGGCGACAGCGCCTGCCACGACCTGTTCGACTGGGGCGAAGGCGTGCTGACCCTCCGCAACGCGCGTACGGAGCGCTACATCACCCTCAGGGACGGCGACCTCACCCTCGCCGCCGACCAGACGCAGCCGAACGGCTGGTTCGTCCACGAGACCTTCCGGCTGGAACCCCAGCCGGACGGCACGGAACTGCTGCGCAACATCAGCAACGGCCGATACGCCGCCGTGGATCAGGCCACCGGCCGGGTCACCCTCTCCGCCGAAGCCCCCGAGAAGGCGGAACGCTGGACCCGAACGGTCGTCAGGGACGGAATCGCCGAAGCCGTCGCGGCCGCCGCCTCGGCGGACGTCGCCGTGGTCGTCCTCGGAAACGACCCGCACATCAACGGCCGCGAGACCGAGGACCGTACCGGCATCTCACTGCCGCCCACCCAGGAGGCCCTGCTGCGCGCCGTGGCCATCGAGCGCCCCGAGTCGGTGCTGGTCGTGATGAGCAGCTACCCGTACGCCGTCGACTGGGCCGACGAGCACCTGCCCGCCGTGGTGTGGACCTCCCACGGCGGGCAGGAGACGGGCCGGGCACTCGCCGCGATCCTGCTCGGCGAGGCCGAACCCTCGGGACGTCTCCCGCAGACCTGGTACCGCGGCGACGATCCGCTGCCCGGCCGCCTCGACTACGACATCATCACCGCCGGCTGGACGTACCAGTACCACGAGGCCGCACCCCTGTACCCCTTCGGGCACGGCCTGTCCTACACCGGCTTCGCCTGTTCCGACCTGCGGCTGTCCGCCCGGGAAGCGGCACAGGACGACACCCTGACCGTGAGCGTCGAGCTCACCAACACCGGAACGCGCCCGGGCACCGAGACCGTGCAGCTCTACACCCGCGCGCTCGCCGCCCGCCACCGCGCGCCCAGGCGCAGACTGACGGACTTCCGCAAGGTCTCCCTCGCCCCCGGTGAACGGCGGCGGCTGGAGTTCGGTGTGCCTGTCGCGGCCTTGGCCCATTGGTCCGTCTCAGCCGGCGCCTTCGCCGTGGACCCGGGACAGTACGAGATCCTGATCGGGCACTCGGCCGAAGCCATCGCCCTGACAGCGCCCTTCACCGTGACGGGGCCGGCCCTCCCCGTCCGCGGCCTCATCGGCGGACGTCTGGAGGCCCTCGACTTCGACGAGTGCGTGGGCGGCACGCTCGTCGACGCCACCCGGGAGCAGGGGGAGGCGGTCACGCCGGCAACCGGTGACATCCACTGCCGACTGCGCTACCGCTCGGTCGACCTGGGCGGCCCGGCAGACGGACCGCGTGTCATCACGGCCGAGGTGTCCCGCGCGACGGAGGGGGACGCGACCGTCGAGATCTACGCCGACGGCGGTCCCGGTACCGGCACCTTGCTCGCCGGCCTCCACGTCCCCGCCGACACCGACGGCCGGTACGACTGGCACACGGTCAGCGCACCGATGCCGGCGGAGGTGACCGGGGTGCACGACCTGCATCTCGTTCTGCGGGGCGGTGTCCATTTGGCCGCGATCGCCGGCGGGACGCGATAA
- a CDS encoding carbohydrate ABC transporter permease: MSLNTQLVRSLKAPARPVWEEPPSKVGLTAKSGFLALCCLGVLGPLWIVIVTSLSPKPVIDRVGGLVVIPQGITFVNYTELLSGGQVSRAIMVSVGVTLVGTLFSMAVSVLAAYGLSRPGSLGHRFFLMTMMATMFFGAGLIPTYLLVQSLGLTDTYLSLILPSAVSVFNILVLRAFFMGISPELTESARIDGAGDLRILLTVILPLSRAVLAVISLFYAVGYWSAWFNASIYLTDQQMMPLQNVLIQLVQKNTEAPTGLQQAVRTGQLSALGLQMAVMVLALIPVAVASPFVQRHFKKGMLTGAIKG; encoded by the coding sequence GTGAGCCTCAACACGCAGCTCGTCCGCAGCCTGAAGGCTCCCGCCCGCCCGGTGTGGGAGGAGCCGCCCAGCAAGGTCGGACTCACCGCCAAGAGCGGCTTCCTGGCCCTGTGCTGCCTGGGGGTCCTCGGCCCGCTGTGGATCGTGATCGTCACCAGCCTCTCCCCGAAGCCGGTGATCGACCGGGTCGGCGGTCTCGTCGTAATCCCCCAGGGCATCACCTTCGTCAACTACACCGAGCTGCTCAGCGGGGGCCAGGTCAGCCGGGCGATCATGGTCTCGGTCGGGGTGACGCTCGTCGGCACGCTGTTCTCCATGGCGGTGTCGGTGCTCGCGGCCTACGGTCTGTCGAGGCCGGGGAGTCTGGGGCACCGGTTCTTCCTGATGACCATGATGGCGACGATGTTCTTCGGCGCCGGGCTCATCCCGACGTATCTGCTGGTGCAGTCGCTGGGGCTGACCGACACGTATCTGTCGTTGATCCTGCCGAGCGCGGTCAGTGTCTTCAACATTCTGGTGCTGCGGGCGTTCTTCATGGGGATCTCGCCCGAACTCACCGAGTCCGCCCGGATCGACGGGGCCGGTGACCTGCGGATCCTGCTGACCGTCATCCTGCCGCTGTCCCGGGCGGTCCTGGCCGTCATCTCCCTGTTCTACGCGGTCGGGTACTGGAGCGCCTGGTTCAACGCCTCCATCTATCTCACCGATCAGCAGATGATGCCGCTGCAGAACGTGCTCATCCAGCTGGTGCAGAAGAACACCGAGGCGCCGACAGGGCTTCAGCAGGCGGTCCGCACCGGTCAACTCTCCGCGCTGGGCCTGCAGATGGCCGTCATGGTCCTCGCGCTGATCCCCGTCGCCGTCGCCTCCCCCTTCGTCCAGCGCCACTTCAAGAAGGGCATGCTCACCGGCGCCATCAAGGGCTGA
- a CDS encoding condensation domain-containing protein translates to MGRPLDGTSDMAAVLHAFAAVMAHFEALRTLYPRDADGHPRAVVVASGVLQVDEYASDAPPTYDELSVFTLRLAEPGFAPDDLPLRAAVITVDGRPIHIALSLHHFSADTTAARIVAENIARLAADPGADLGSGWQPRQIASFETSPSGLRHAHRVDTHDRAMLRQSAMPELLAPASRDGDAVYNFVCLDSAAVALAAARLAKQYRTSVAAVLQAAYACALAEHVGIGNCVFNTVMANRQTAFAREAVAHIAGRALVPVDTSLGSDRFPALCRAVDAALVRSSSVSLREPDRYARSLDEVSAELGRSAHNPYVVNVRPIAPRTLIRARADSEQQDLERAMASSRYRRFPKPVDTNSGKLCFDVWGMSETAGISLGTDATSFDATDLEQILLSFERRLVRAAIGPHAARSGSSAGA, encoded by the coding sequence ATGGGTCGACCACTCGACGGCACGTCCGACATGGCCGCGGTGCTGCATGCCTTCGCCGCGGTCATGGCCCACTTCGAGGCGCTGCGCACGCTGTATCCACGTGACGCGGACGGGCACCCGCGCGCGGTCGTCGTGGCTTCCGGGGTGCTCCAGGTCGACGAGTACGCCTCCGACGCCCCACCGACCTACGACGAACTGAGCGTCTTCACCCTCCGGCTGGCCGAGCCCGGATTCGCCCCGGACGACCTGCCGTTGCGGGCCGCCGTCATCACCGTGGACGGCAGGCCCATCCACATCGCGCTGTCATTGCACCACTTCTCGGCGGACACGACAGCCGCCCGGATCGTGGCCGAAAACATAGCCCGACTGGCCGCCGATCCGGGCGCCGACCTCGGTTCGGGGTGGCAGCCGCGGCAGATCGCGAGCTTCGAAACCAGCCCCTCGGGGCTGCGGCACGCCCATCGTGTCGACACCCATGACCGGGCCATGCTCCGTCAGTCCGCCATGCCCGAACTCCTCGCGCCCGCGAGCCGCGACGGGGACGCCGTCTACAACTTCGTATGCCTCGATTCGGCGGCGGTCGCGCTGGCGGCAGCCCGTCTGGCGAAGCAGTACCGGACATCCGTGGCCGCCGTGCTGCAAGCCGCATACGCGTGCGCGCTCGCCGAGCACGTCGGCATCGGCAACTGCGTGTTCAACACCGTGATGGCCAACCGGCAGACCGCCTTCGCCCGCGAGGCGGTGGCCCATATCGCCGGCAGGGCCCTCGTCCCGGTCGACACGTCCCTGGGCAGCGACCGGTTCCCGGCGCTGTGCCGGGCCGTCGACGCGGCACTCGTCAGATCCTCCTCCGTCAGCCTGCGAGAGCCCGACCGCTACGCCAGGTCCCTGGACGAGGTCTCGGCCGAACTGGGCCGCTCCGCACACAACCCGTACGTGGTCAACGTCCGCCCCATAGCGCCCCGCACGCTGATCCGGGCTCGCGCGGACAGCGAACAGCAGGACCTCGAACGAGCCATGGCATCCAGCCGTTACCGCCGATTCCCCAAACCCGTCGACACGAACTCCGGAAAGCTCTGCTTCGATGTGTGGGGTATGTCCGAGACGGCCGGAATCAGTCTCGGGACGGATGCGACGTCGTTCGACGCGACGGATCTCGAACAGATACTCCTGTCCTTCGAGAGGCGGCTGGTCAGAGCCGCGATCGGCCCTCACGCCGCACGGAGCGGCTCCTCCGCCGGCGCGTAG